In one window of Methanomicrobia archaeon DNA:
- a CDS encoding right-handed parallel beta-helix repeat-containing protein, whose amino-acid sequence MEKRRIHLVLASLCVIFALVLTLGVASAEETHVVNKTAACATGDYYYTSIQAAVWNASDGDTIIVCPEATAYQENVMVNKSVTIQAGSAPVVDAMGGTAINITADNVTIDGFNITNCSYGINCTALGFTIKNNTINASVDGIHLYLHDIGCDLTGTESYAIGDATIYKNVINATNDGIYLDAQNWSRNVSGNSTVDIGAFTIIDNNINCNYGIHVPLLKNIGDEMHDNANFSWGGFMVNDNVITSSDDSMFFEELGRWGCYMDNYSNFTMGDFMINNNNLTSNTGYGIRFFKGYGYPTVPSFRNVGSHMNDSSSFVMGNLTFNENEIESYADGISLWELSYFGYRMNYYDDGSASFVMGDIEFNDNVITSIDDGYYGLDIGNIEEFGYEMNREGDGNASFTMGNLTFNENEINSSYDGINVGSIQDFGYYMNYKGNGSASFVMGDLEINGNVINTRDDEKGIYLYAIANFGYNMNYNGDGNASFVMGDLEINGNTITSIDEGIYMDSEISQFGNDLYSNASVRMGNITLNDNNITSNSSDGIHTSGDWDDFGYGMHDNASFRMNNVELRNNTINASGYGVYLSYPPSYFGAELYGNASVKMGSILFNENHITSSDDGLYGDDPLGHSGYQMEDNASFVMGNVEFSSNWIDSQNGDGMYFTGIQYFGYEMDDNASAIIGDFLFNGNTITCSGSGIYVADFYNVGWYLYNSSNVTVGNITFNDNTITITSSDNGIYLYDFYDFGYGSDPTASFSLGELLIDNNTIRNAEYGIYLNESDNFTISNNTISDGNDGIYLDQCFNTTIVWNTIVNNTAVATGAHVDELSTYNRLSMNCFIANQPYQAIDNGTNNTFSSNFYSDYTGTGPYPINGTANNSDNNPLDECPVGGAPAPAVPEKLPAVTPLGLIALVSVLSGIIALSGRKRGKNEE is encoded by the coding sequence ATGGAAAAGAGAAGGATTCATCTCGTTTTAGCATCTTTATGCGTGATTTTTGCGCTGGTATTGACGTTGGGTGTGGCGTCTGCGGAAGAAACGCATGTAGTAAACAAAACCGCTGCTTGCGCTACCGGGGATTACTACTATACCTCGATTCAGGCTGCGGTTTGGAACGCAAGTGATGGGGACACTATCATCGTCTGCCCTGAAGCGACCGCGTATCAGGAGAACGTGATGGTTAACAAATCAGTGACGATCCAGGCGGGATCAGCGCCGGTTGTTGACGCTATGGGCGGCACCGCGATCAACATCACGGCGGATAATGTCACCATCGACGGCTTCAACATCACCAACTGTAGCTACGGTATCAACTGCACCGCGCTCGGCTTCACCATCAAGAACAACACCATCAACGCCAGCGTCGATGGCATCCATCTGTATCTGCACGACATCGGCTGTGACTTGACGGGCACGGAATCGTATGCCATCGGGGATGCCACCATTTATAAGAACGTGATCAATGCCACGAATGACGGGATTTACCTCGATGCCCAGAACTGGAGCCGGAACGTGTCGGGCAATTCAACAGTCGACATCGGCGCCTTTACGATCATTGACAATAACATCAACTGCAATTACGGCATACACGTTCCTCTACTGAAAAATATAGGCGATGAGATGCACGATAATGCTAACTTCTCCTGGGGCGGCTTTATGGTGAATGACAATGTCATTACCAGCAGTGATGATAGCATGTTTTTCGAGGAGTTGGGGCGCTGGGGGTGTTATATGGACAACTATTCAAACTTCACCATGGGCGACTTCATGATTAATAACAATAACCTTACCTCAAACACCGGCTACGGTATTCGTTTCTTTAAGGGATATGGGTATCCTACTGTACCATCGTTTAGAAACGTCGGCTCTCACATGAATGACTCTTCCTCGTTCGTCATGGGCAACCTCACCTTCAACGAGAACGAGATTGAGAGTTACGCTGACGGCATCTCCCTTTGGGAGCTCAGTTATTTTGGCTATAGGATGAATTACTACGATGACGGCAGCGCCTCCTTTGTCATGGGCGATATCGAGTTCAATGACAACGTCATCACCAGCATCGACGATGGCTACTACGGCCTCGATATAGGTAACATCGAAGAGTTCGGCTACGAGATGAACAGAGAGGGTGACGGCAATGCCTCCTTCACTATGGGCAACCTCACCTTCAACGAGAACGAGATTAACAGCAGCTACGATGGCATCAACGTGGGCTCTATTCAAGATTTCGGCTACTATATGAATTACAAGGGTAACGGTAGTGCCTCTTTTGTCATGGGCGACCTCGAAATCAACGGCAACGTCATCAACACCAGAGATGATGAAAAAGGCATCTACTTATACGCGATCGCCAATTTCGGCTACAATATGAACTACAACGGTGACGGCAACGCCTCCTTTGTCATGGGCGACCTCGAAATCAACGGCAACACCATCACCAGCATCGACGAGGGCATCTACATGGATTCGGAGATCTCTCAATTCGGCAACGATCTGTACAGTAATGCATCAGTCCGCATGGGGAATATCACACTCAATGACAACAACATCACCAGCAACAGCAGCGACGGCATCCACACGTCTGGCGACTGGGATGATTTCGGCTATGGGATGCATGATAATGCTTCGTTTAGGATGAATAATGTGGAACTCAGGAACAATACCATCAACGCGAGCGGCTATGGGGTATATCTATCCTATCCGCCATCCTATTTTGGAGCAGAGCTCTACGGCAACGCGTCAGTTAAAATGGGCAGCATCCTTTTCAACGAAAACCACATCACCAGCAGCGATGACGGTCTGTACGGTGACGATCCCCTGGGGCATTCTGGCTACCAAATGGAAGACAACGCCTCCTTTGTCATGGGCAATGTCGAGTTCAGTAGTAACTGGATTGATTCGCAGAATGGAGATGGTATGTATTTCACTGGGATTCAATACTTTGGTTATGAAATGGACGACAATGCTTCGGCAATCATAGGCGATTTCCTCTTCAACGGTAATACGATAACCTGTAGCGGCAGCGGCATTTATGTCGCAGATTTCTATAATGTGGGTTGGTATCTGTATAACAGCTCAAACGTTACGGTCGGGAATATTACCTTCAACGATAACACCATTACGATAACGAGCAGCGATAACGGCATTTACCTCTATGACTTCTATGACTTCGGGTATGGCAGCGATCCTACGGCATCCTTTTCCCTCGGCGAGTTACTGATTGACAATAACACAATCAGGAACGCCGAGTACGGCATCTATCTTAACGAGAGCGATAACTTCACCATCTCGAACAACACCATTAGCGATGGGAATGATGGGATCTACCTGGACCAATGTTTTAACACTACGATTGTATGGAACACGATCGTGAACAACACCGCAGTGGCTACGGGGGCGCATGTGGATGAGCTATCGACCTATAATAGACTGTCGATGAACTGCTTCATTGCGAACCAACCATATCAGGCAATTGACAACGGTACCAACAACACCTTCAGCAGCAACTTCTATTCAGACTACACCGGAACCGGACCGTACCCGATCAATGGTACTGCAAATAATTCAGATAACAATCCATTGGACGAGTGCCCGGTGGGAGGAGCACCAGCACCAGCAGTACCCGAAAAACTGCCTGCCGTAACACCGTTAGGGCTCATCGCGCTGGTCAGTGTGCTTTCGGGTATCATTGCACTGAGCGGACGGAAAAGGGGTAAGAACGAGGAGTAG
- a CDS encoding PaaI family thioesterase, whose product MSTLEEFSKRDNYAALSGITLLEVSEGRARARMELTEKHHNCFGTVHGGAIFTLADFVFGVASNSHGTVSVAINSSISFFKAASSGILYAEAREVSFHPKLASYAIDVTNEEDELIASFQGMVYRKRDKLKLE is encoded by the coding sequence ATGAGCACGCTAGAGGAGTTTTCAAAGAGGGACAACTACGCGGCATTGTCAGGAATAACGCTCTTGGAAGTTTCGGAAGGGCGGGCACGAGCGAGGATGGAACTGACCGAGAAGCATCATAATTGCTTTGGGACGGTACACGGCGGCGCGATCTTCACCCTGGCGGATTTCGTGTTCGGCGTCGCTTCTAATTCGCATGGTACGGTTTCCGTGGCTATCAATTCCTCCATCTCGTTCTTTAAAGCGGCATCATCAGGAATTTTATACGCGGAAGCGCGGGAGGTATCGTTTCATCCGAAACTCGCCAGTTACGCCATTGACGTGACGAACGAAGAGGATGAACTGATCGCGTCATTCCAGGGTATGGTATACCGAAAACGGGATAAATTGAAGCTCGAATAG
- the ilvD gene encoding dihydroxy-acid dehydratase — protein MRSDVLKEGIETLPHRALLLSAGLTAADFDLDKPFIGVANSYNDIIPGHIHLNALTQEVKRGIRDAGGVPLEWGVPGVCDGIAMHVEMRLSLPSREHIADNVEIMTLSHSMDGWVGVTNCDKITPGMLMAAGRLNLPAVMLTGGPMKANVVEGQKHHPIEGFGLVGKVKGGKMTAEEAEAFLPHMVCGAGSCVGLYTANTMATVTEVLGMSVTRCATTLALDPEKKKQAYETGKRIVELVKADLKPREIMTQNAFENAIRVDMAMGGSTNTVLHIPAIAREAGVDIDVNLFDTISRETPNLCKIIPAGPHEMADIDRAGGIPGMLNRLKAMLKDSPTVNGKSIKEIAAEGKVLDDTVIRTLDNAYFAEGGIAVLKGNIAHSSIIKQTAVDESMMVHSGPAKVFYTEKDLLDAIEAKEIAEGDVVVLPFQGPAGAPGMPEMLTPTDVIMGAGYKRVALLTDGRFSGGTSGPCIGHIEMEAYNGGAIGTIQNGDIVEIDIPNRTLNVKLSDAEIEERLKNVQVPDRKLTPLLASYREKFTGINCYGE, from the coding sequence ATGCGATCGGACGTTTTAAAAGAAGGTATAGAGACCTTACCGCACCGGGCGTTGTTACTGTCCGCAGGACTCACGGCAGCGGATTTTGATCTGGACAAGCCGTTTATCGGCGTTGCGAACAGCTATAACGATATCATCCCGGGCCATATCCACTTGAACGCGTTAACGCAGGAAGTAAAGCGAGGAATACGGGATGCCGGCGGTGTGCCCTTGGAATGGGGCGTTCCCGGCGTCTGTGACGGTATTGCAATGCATGTGGAGATGCGGCTCAGCCTGCCGAGTCGCGAGCACATTGCGGATAATGTGGAGATCATGACCCTCTCGCACTCTATGGATGGCTGGGTTGGCGTAACGAACTGCGATAAAATCACACCGGGCATGTTGATGGCTGCGGGACGGCTGAATTTACCCGCTGTTATGCTTACCGGCGGGCCAATGAAGGCGAATGTCGTTGAGGGTCAGAAGCACCATCCGATCGAAGGGTTTGGGCTCGTGGGTAAAGTAAAAGGGGGGAAGATGACTGCGGAAGAGGCTGAAGCGTTCTTACCACACATGGTGTGTGGGGCCGGCTCATGTGTCGGGCTTTATACCGCAAATACCATGGCAACGGTTACCGAGGTCCTAGGCATGTCCGTCACACGCTGTGCGACGACGCTGGCACTCGACCCGGAAAAGAAGAAGCAGGCGTACGAGACCGGTAAGCGGATCGTCGAGTTGGTAAAGGCCGATCTGAAGCCGCGCGAGATCATGACACAAAACGCGTTTGAGAACGCGATTCGCGTCGATATGGCGATGGGCGGCTCGACCAATACCGTATTGCACATTCCCGCAATCGCCCGAGAAGCAGGGGTTGATATCGACGTTAATCTGTTCGATACGATCTCGCGCGAGACCCCCAATCTGTGTAAGATCATTCCCGCAGGGCCGCACGAAATGGCGGACATCGACCGCGCAGGTGGCATTCCCGGCATGCTCAACCGTTTAAAGGCTATGCTCAAAGACTCGCCGACCGTAAACGGTAAATCGATCAAAGAGATCGCAGCAGAAGGGAAGGTCCTGGACGATACGGTTATAAGAACGCTGGATAACGCGTACTTCGCTGAAGGCGGTATCGCCGTCCTCAAAGGAAATATCGCACACAGCTCGATCATCAAGCAGACTGCGGTTGATGAATCGATGATGGTACATTCCGGACCGGCAAAGGTGTTTTATACTGAAAAAGACTTGCTGGACGCGATCGAAGCAAAAGAGATTGCCGAGGGTGACGTCGTCGTGTTACCGTTCCAAGGACCGGCAGGCGCGCCGGGCATGCCGGAAATGCTCACGCCAACCGATGTGATCATGGGTGCCGGGTACAAACGGGTTGCGTTACTCACCGACGGCCGGTTCTCCGGGGGCACGTCTGGACCGTGCATTGGCCATATCGAGATGGAGGCATACAACGGCGGCGCAATCGGGACTATCCAGAACGGCGATATCGTCGAGATCGATATCCCGAACCGGACGCTCAATGTGAAGCTGAGCGATGCTGAGATCGAAGAACGACTCAAAAACGTACAAGTGCCAGACCGAAAACTGACACCGCTGTTAGCATCGTATCGCGAGAAGTTCACGGGCATCAATTGCTACGGTGAATAG
- a CDS encoding helix-turn-helix transcriptional regulator, which translates to MLQNTSVKEDDMAEDADTDDEKLLILPLNDRNSKKISQIISSDTARDILEAIASAPRSTTEIAEQLGIPLTTVQYNLEKLSDAGLVKVARTKYSKKMKPVKLYTPQRKLVVIVPEQTSKRDVIATLKRYLVVAAVAVVGSGAIELLAMRKGRQAWDTGIQSVPEAGGGGAPIPAPAYAPLPAPSPEKTFGAVPGFDFFAHPGLWFLFGCLFVILVMVLLDYRGRKRHKRA; encoded by the coding sequence ATGCTTCAGAATACGAGCGTGAAAGAGGACGATATGGCCGAGGACGCTGATACGGACGATGAGAAGCTGCTCATTCTGCCGTTGAACGATAGGAACTCGAAGAAGATCTCGCAGATCATTTCGAGTGATACCGCGCGCGATATTTTAGAGGCTATTGCTTCTGCGCCGCGATCAACAACGGAGATAGCGGAGCAGCTCGGGATTCCGTTAACCACCGTGCAGTACAATCTGGAGAAGCTCAGCGATGCGGGGCTCGTGAAGGTCGCGCGGACGAAATACAGCAAGAAGATGAAGCCGGTGAAGCTCTACACGCCGCAGCGGAAGCTCGTGGTCATCGTCCCGGAGCAGACGAGCAAGAGGGACGTTATCGCCACCTTGAAGCGGTATTTGGTGGTGGCAGCCGTTGCGGTGGTCGGCTCGGGCGCGATCGAACTTCTGGCGATGCGCAAGGGACGTCAGGCATGGGATACTGGCATTCAGTCGGTACCGGAAGCTGGAGGCGGTGGAGCCCCGATACCAGCGCCAGCATATGCACCGCTCCCAGCACCGTCGCCGGAGAAGACATTTGGTGCAGTTCCGGGGTTTGACTTCTTCGCCCATCCCGGGCTGTGGTTCCTCTTCGGATGCCTGTTCGTCATACTGGTGATGGTCCTTCTGGACTATCGCGGTAGAAAACGGCATAAAAGAGCTTAA
- a CDS encoding helix-hairpin-helix domain-containing protein, with amino-acid sequence MSEPLKESVLKALQQIPGVGREIAADLWDIGVRSVHDLNEQDPAELYRALCDRKGMHVDRCMLYVFRCAVYYASNTSRNPELLKWWNWKDEDTRR; translated from the coding sequence ATGTCAGAGCCGCTGAAAGAGTCGGTCTTGAAAGCATTACAGCAGATACCGGGAGTGGGTAGGGAAATTGCTGCGGATCTGTGGGACATAGGGGTTCGTTCAGTGCACGATTTGAACGAGCAGGATCCCGCAGAACTCTATCGTGCGCTTTGTGATCGAAAGGGTATGCATGTTGATCGATGCATGCTTTACGTATTTCGGTGTGCCGTGTATTATGCTTCAAACACGAGCCGTAATCCTGAACTGCTGAAGTGGTGGAACTGGAAAGACGAAGATACGAGGCGGTAG
- a CDS encoding SIMPL domain-containing protein (The SIMPL domain is named for its presence in mouse protein SIMPL (signalling molecule that associates with mouse pelle-like kinase). Bacterial member BP26, from Brucella, was shown to assemble into a channel-like structure, while YggE from E. coli has been associated with resistance to oxidative stress.), whose product MKKLWTISVLAVVAVCLATVGCLENITEVSAVNGEGNTTIAVSGTGILEVAPDKATVSLGVETQSGNVTEALAQNSEKMDAVIAALKRQGVPKDSIETSYFSIYPVKDYEKPVEGIVSYRVTNAITVELSDLDTVGGVIDTAITAGANRVTNVEFGLTDAKEQELRQEALREACTDARTKADAIAGGLSLKIIGVATAREGGVYTYPYRAGGYDEAAMYAGSAMAVPTPIEPEDVSVSATIQVEYRCL is encoded by the coding sequence ATGAAGAAACTATGGACGATAAGCGTACTAGCAGTGGTAGCGGTATGCCTGGCTACGGTTGGCTGTTTAGAGAACATTACCGAGGTAAGCGCGGTGAATGGCGAGGGCAATACCACCATCGCGGTTTCCGGAACTGGCATCCTAGAGGTAGCGCCGGATAAGGCGACGGTATCGCTTGGCGTGGAGACACAATCGGGTAACGTCACGGAAGCACTGGCGCAGAACTCGGAGAAGATGGACGCGGTGATTGCGGCCTTGAAACGGCAGGGCGTGCCGAAGGACAGCATCGAAACGAGTTACTTCAGTATCTATCCGGTCAAGGATTACGAGAAACCCGTAGAGGGGATCGTTAGTTACCGTGTAACGAATGCGATAACTGTTGAACTGAGCGATCTGGACACGGTGGGGGGCGTTATTGATACGGCCATCACGGCGGGCGCGAACAGAGTGACGAACGTGGAGTTCGGCTTGACGGACGCGAAGGAGCAGGAGCTGAGGCAAGAAGCGCTGAGAGAGGCCTGTACGGATGCGCGGACAAAAGCCGATGCGATCGCGGGTGGCCTGAGTCTGAAGATCATCGGCGTAGCCACAGCACGGGAAGGGGGCGTCTATACCTACCCATATCGCGCTGGCGGCTACGACGAGGCTGCCATGTATGCCGGATCAGCAATGGCCGTACCCACCCCAATCGAGCCGGAAGACGTTTCAGTCAGCGCGACCATCCAAGTCGAATACAGATGCCTCTGA